One genomic window of Stigmatopora nigra isolate UIUO_SnigA chromosome 13, RoL_Snig_1.1, whole genome shotgun sequence includes the following:
- the eapp gene encoding E2F-associated phosphoprotein isoform X1 yields MNKCSEADAYEIEEPSDEERASSSSEDELDVLLSGTPEQKKKLIREYLTGESESSSDDDFEKEMEAELSTTIRTMEDTWVPTPSQTADGSTCANTTIPQMYDKIYFDSDSDEEDKPSSNIGFTFFRHKICDLASSTAGRRRGQRRIPTNDELLYDPDEDERDQAWVDAKRRMYHRKRPAVSVHTQRSQPKSLPRSDAVLNCPACMTTLCLDCQRHERYRTQYRAMFVMNCSVNKEEVLRYKKQVENAPRNRKRKKDGVVTMPAGLDGDEVYYPVHCSECSTEVAVMDKDDVYHFFNILSSHS; encoded by the exons ATGAATAAATGCAGCGAAGCCGACGCGTATGAAATTGAGGAGCCAAGTGACGAAGAAAGAGCGTCCAGCAG ttcGGAAGATGAGCTTGATGTACTGCTGAGTGGTACTCCAGAGCAGAAAAAGAAGCTGATCCGAGAGTACTTAACTGGCGAAAGTGAGTCGTCCAGCGATGATGACTTTGAAAAGGAGATGGAGGCTGAGCTTAGTACCACCATCAGGACCATGGAAGACACTTGGGTGCCCACGCCCAGTCAGACAG CTGATGGCTCGACATGCGCTAACACCACGATACCTCAAATGTACGACAAGATCTACTTTGACTCGGACTCTGACGAAGAAGACAAGCCCA GCTCTAATATAGGCTTTACGTTTTTTCGTCATAAAATATGTGATTTAGCAAGTAGTACCGCCGGGCGGCGTCGGGGTCAACGACGAATCCCGACTAATGACGAGCTGCTGTACGATCCTGACGAGGATGAGAGGGACCAGGCCTGGGTAGACGCCAAGCGTAGAAT GTATCACAGGAAGCGCCCAGCGGTGTCTGTTCACACACAGCGTTCACAACCCAAAAGTCTTCCCAGGAGTGATGCTGTCCTCAACTGTCCTGCTTGCATGACCACGCTGTGTCTAGACTGTCAACG ACACGAGAGGTACCGCACACAGTACCGCGCCATGTTCGTCATGAACTGCAGCGTGAACAAGGAGGAAGTTCTGCGCTACAAGAAGCAAGTGGAGAACGCGCCAAGGAACAGAAAGCGAAAAAAGGACGGGGTAGTGACGATGCCTGCTGGATTGGACGGAGATGAGGTTTACTATCCAGTGCACTGCTCCGAGTGTTCCACTGAGGTCGCGGTTATGGACAAAGATGATGTCTACCACTTCTTCAACATCTTGTCCAGTCACAGCTGA
- the sptssa gene encoding serine palmitoyltransferase small subunit A, giving the protein MALGDCWKNLSWFYRQYLLVTALYMLEPWERTVFNSLLVSVAGMAVYTGYVFMPQHIMAILRYFQMVQ; this is encoded by the exons ATGGCTCTTGGCGACTGCTGGAAGAATTTGTCGTGGTTCTACCGCCAATATCTTCTAGTGACTGCTCTATACATGCTAGAACCTTGGGAGAGAACCGTCTTCA ACTCGCTACTGGTCAGTGTGGCAGGCATGGCTGTGTACACTGGCTACGTGTTCATGCCCCAGCACATCATGGCCATCCTACGCTACTTCCAGATGGTCCAGTGA
- the eapp gene encoding E2F-associated phosphoprotein isoform X2, translating to MNKCSEADAYEIEEPSDEERASSSSEDELDVLLSGTPEQKKKLIREYLTGESESSSDDDFEKEMEAELSTTIRTMEDTWVPTPSQTADGSTCANTTIPQMYDKIYFDSDSDEEDKPTSSTAGRRRGQRRIPTNDELLYDPDEDERDQAWVDAKRRMYHRKRPAVSVHTQRSQPKSLPRSDAVLNCPACMTTLCLDCQRHERYRTQYRAMFVMNCSVNKEEVLRYKKQVENAPRNRKRKKDGVVTMPAGLDGDEVYYPVHCSECSTEVAVMDKDDVYHFFNILSSHS from the exons ATGAATAAATGCAGCGAAGCCGACGCGTATGAAATTGAGGAGCCAAGTGACGAAGAAAGAGCGTCCAGCAG ttcGGAAGATGAGCTTGATGTACTGCTGAGTGGTACTCCAGAGCAGAAAAAGAAGCTGATCCGAGAGTACTTAACTGGCGAAAGTGAGTCGTCCAGCGATGATGACTTTGAAAAGGAGATGGAGGCTGAGCTTAGTACCACCATCAGGACCATGGAAGACACTTGGGTGCCCACGCCCAGTCAGACAG CTGATGGCTCGACATGCGCTAACACCACGATACCTCAAATGTACGACAAGATCTACTTTGACTCGGACTCTGACGAAGAAGACAAGCCCA CAAGTAGTACCGCCGGGCGGCGTCGGGGTCAACGACGAATCCCGACTAATGACGAGCTGCTGTACGATCCTGACGAGGATGAGAGGGACCAGGCCTGGGTAGACGCCAAGCGTAGAAT GTATCACAGGAAGCGCCCAGCGGTGTCTGTTCACACACAGCGTTCACAACCCAAAAGTCTTCCCAGGAGTGATGCTGTCCTCAACTGTCCTGCTTGCATGACCACGCTGTGTCTAGACTGTCAACG ACACGAGAGGTACCGCACACAGTACCGCGCCATGTTCGTCATGAACTGCAGCGTGAACAAGGAGGAAGTTCTGCGCTACAAGAAGCAAGTGGAGAACGCGCCAAGGAACAGAAAGCGAAAAAAGGACGGGGTAGTGACGATGCCTGCTGGATTGGACGGAGATGAGGTTTACTATCCAGTGCACTGCTCCGAGTGTTCCACTGAGGTCGCGGTTATGGACAAAGATGATGTCTACCACTTCTTCAACATCTTGTCCAGTCACAGCTGA